A region of the Ranitomeya imitator isolate aRanImi1 chromosome 5, aRanImi1.pri, whole genome shotgun sequence genome:
ACAACGCCCAAGACATTTCCTCTTATTCCATTCCCTTACCACCATGGATTCAGCCATCTATTACTCGACTTAAGGAAATCCTGATGTCATTTAGTGTTGATCACACTGTTAACACTTAATACCCAAGCTCCTCCGCCAACTAATTTCTAAGTAGTTCCAAAAAATCCACTCATCACTTTAATCAAGTTGCCCCCAAGGAACCCTCCACCTCCTTGCAGCCATTTTAAGCGGTAGTACTCACTCATTGCGTGAAAACTTGTAGTATTTCCAACTCTTACTTTTATGGCTCTCACGCAAATAGGCAAATATTTGCGCACCCTCTGTCCCTGTGTGAAAATTGTGCATTCCCCTATCAAACACTGACCTCACAATTTTGGCTTTATTCAAATTGCTCTTAACCCATGATCTAGAATCTTTCCCCCATTTTTACAAATCCTAGGAAACTGAATTACAATTGAAATTTTCAGATGAACTATGGAGTAGATGCTTCTCTTACATAAGGTCTCTTACATAAATCCGTCACCATTGCTGCCCACACTGTAAACTTATGTATTAAAAGGACATTTTGTTCAaagcagcactcctcccatcaatggttttatcctcttaatatattgcagtcatcatattatatagcactctgAACCTACAATTGCTCATTTAATTCTACCCAGCTAATGCTTCTCTTTTctctatttaaaaaaaaggaagtctcctatccctgcatttatcattcccctcttcaactcctgacccagctgttcaGCTCTTCCCCCTGCCTGAGACCTTTGCAGTGACTTAGGACTCATATAGGAAAAATGTACCACCTGTTTCTACATTgatcttagaaggattcagctagtcagtttttaatcgcttgatgtcatagacctaatggaaaagagaataatttactgggtagaaaggtaaaatgagcaatcgtaagtacacagtgccatataaaatgatgattgcaatatattaagaagttacattttttttatggaggtgcttttttaaagggaacctgtgagctACAAAAACTTTTCATCCAGATATGGTAATAATCTACTGGTAAGTGGTAAATAATGTTTTAATCACATTAAGATAGTTTATTGAATGAGTGGCTACAGTGAGAAAATGCAGTTCTATTCTCCCTGCAACTGCCCGCTTCCAGTCTATGGGCAGCGTAAGGAGCTGTTAACAGTTACCAGTCACTGTACTGTGATCGCACTGTAGTCACTCCCACTGCATCTTGACTAACATCCCACCCTGTAGCATGTGCTTTGTTGAGAACAAATTTCCTTCAACTGTACAGCAAATAAATGCTTTCACATGATCTCCCAATGCATTATAAATACCTATAAAAATATTATCCCTGTATTTGCACCTTCTCAAGGGCATTATAAGGATTGTATATTCAGATATACTTTAATGTTGAGGTGATTGCATGGGCACTGCCACTGTTCCCAAACAAGTAACAGAAGCAGAAGTGCATCAATAGTAGACAACCAAACTTCTAGTGAAACTAAAACAAACTAATGTAATCCTGAGGGTCAAATATAGGGCAAACATTTCGCATATGCAGCCACAGAAGGGTACATGGTGGAGAAGGCAGAGGCGAGGTATGTTAGCAAACTGATCTAGTACTTTGCTGGTGATTTTTCTTTACTGGCACATGGTAATCACAGTTTATGTCCTGAGCAGATGCTGAACATTGCAGTGCTTTCTGATCATCCTCAGTCTCTGGGAAAACAGGATGCTGTGGGCCCTTTGGCATCTGACTGTGCTCAGTGGATTTATGTAACTAATTCTCTACTTTCCCTTACAGCTCTTGTTTTGCCAGGATTCAAACATTGGACCTGTGGTCTGAAAGATAAAATGTTAACATAGGCTACACTGAGAAGAAGATTTACTATGCCTAAAGTTCTAAACGGTTATTCCTTAAATAGTAACTCtcctctatggctacgttcacattagcgtcatgcgacgcagcgtcgccgatgcaacgcacgacgcatcggaaacgcacgcaaaaacgcaccttttttgacgcaagcgtcgggcggatgcgtcgtaaaacgcagcgtttttggtgcgtttttgttgcgtttttacaaaaaacgcagcgttttacgacgcatgcgttgtcaaacactgattagatctttacacacaatttagtgtctagacactagataacaccaccaatgaatagaagagggtgggtctagtgtctagacaatcgataatgccaccaatgggtagatgggggtgggtattaatgtaatagtggtatatataccccggcatagattatttccaaccatagagcatcaagatggatcgtcccatggagagtatctacctcaattttcagctggaattagcccttgctattgcttatgctattgcctgtcatgaacagagaaagagagacaaactacggagaaggagtcgtcggcgtttttggctacaccctatagtggaagtccgagagagtcgtggagcctaccattgtctgtttggcgaattaaatgagaaccaggacaaatactttgaatacaccaggatgtcaaaagacagcttccgatatctgttgcgtctggtggaaggaaccatttccaggcaggacacgcagctccgtaaatcgatttcccctgaggaacgtctgctggtgactctacggtacgtaatggaatgtgaaggatttatatgttcttgccattttttaaagtaacgtgtttttgttttgtggggtggggggattgttattaaaagtgaaaaattctttcataacaattttattaattatatttatttatttttcttcttgtcagtttcctggctaccggagagacattgagatcactgcatttccagtttcggattggagtctcaacactgtcgggtattattgccgacacatgccgcgcattgtgggacaacctccgggaggaatttttacccatccctacaagagaaatatggcttgccaacgcccaaaaatttgaacaagtgtgttctttccctaactgtattggagccgtggatgggaagcacattaggattaccaagccttcaagaagtggatctcttttttttaattataaaaaatacttttccaccgtgctgatggcaattgcaggtgcggactgcaggtttctcgctgtggacattggagcgtttggtcgtgctaatgattcacggacatttaaggagtctgatatgggccgaagattgtacaataacaattttaatttcccccatccacgacctcttcccaacaccgacggcccggccatgccatttgttgtggttggggatgaggcttttcaaatgagtggcaacctacttaaaccgtactcaagtcgtgggttggaccgcaccaaaactatatttaattatagactgtccagggccagaagaactgtggagtgcgcctttggcatcctggtctccaaatggcgtatcttaggatccgccataaatttgaaaattgagacagtggatgaggtggtgaaggcgtgtgtggttctccacaattttattattgataaagagagagtcaacgtggaactcgatgaacccataccaaatccattgcctgattatcaagctcatcctctgcggacaactgtggagattgctcatatgagcgaccaatttgctgcatactttgtttctgatgttggccgtgtttcatggcaagatcaaatggtttaattcttcgtgttattatgatgtcatgtaaacactgtggagtccatgtcatttaaccatactatgtatggttattgttaaaatgtcccctgattgtataatgcgttgtgttttgaaataaagttcttgtgcctttccgttttcaccaaacaaatctcccatacgtttttccatagtaatagaattgtaaaatccaattttattgaaagtaatgtgtgtcacacaaaatttgtgtgttccatagttttgacgtataacataatcggctcccaccttgtcaaccatttttaatcctgcagactatttgcatatggaaccaggcttgacaaggagggagacgatcatgtttgcaaaactctacagagttaacactattgtactcaggatgctagaattcgtccagagtcaaatagtggcgacactgtgaacattgcttccacctcacctgaccaataatcttaagatacattaataaaactattatccaacgataccgaccagtgatacgactggaccgagatcgttgtttagttgtcgcgtggttgctggagagctgtcacacagacagctctccagcgaccaaaaaagagcaagtcccgtgtaatctgggtaatgttatgaagcgctttgccacactcacgatgtttaccattgtaaatgtaattttaaaaaatacaaaaaacccttacactccggtgtgtgaaacgtccatcgctgtcaacttcccgtactgtgccagcccta
Encoded here:
- the LOC138680683 gene encoding uncharacterized protein; this translates as MSKDSFRYLLRLVEGTISRQDTQLRKSISPEERLLVTLRFLATGETLRSLHFQFRIGVSTLSGIIADTCRALWDNLREEFLPIPTREIWLANAQKFEQVCSFPNCIGAVDGKHIRITKPSRSGSLFFNYKKYFSTVLMAIAGADCRFLAVDIGAFGRANDSRTFKESDMGRRLYNNNFNFPHPRPLPNTDGPAMPFVVVGDEAFQMSGNLLKPYSSRGLDRTKTIFNYRLSRARRTVECAFGILVSKWRILGSAINLKIETVDEVVKACVVLHNFIIDKERVNVELDEPIPNPLPDYQAHPLRTTVEIAHMSDQFAAYFVSDVGRVSWQDQMV